A DNA window from Spirochaeta cellobiosiphila DSM 17781 contains the following coding sequences:
- a CDS encoding GRP family sugar transporter, translated as MLTFVAIIVTAIAWGIWVPLTHKVKFPSSYTRVFYVAIANLILAFFVARFSPYWAELTPRVMIFSFIGGIIWAISGACAFYASERIGIAKANGTWAPLNIVFSITWGILLFGEFLDLPTPIKLLALLAVIIIIAGILMIITASGGKATKSMNSFLPYLAAIGTGVLWGTYFIPIRLTQASTWAAAFPLGIGILVGSLIFVIISRSSLKLEKTKDYAITMTSGLLWGIGNYSSLILMERIGTGKGYTIAQISLVINALISIFIFHQPSPKTKEALKTVIGILVALAGAIILGNLK; from the coding sequence ATGTTAACATTTGTTGCTATTATTGTAACAGCTATTGCTTGGGGTATATGGGTACCTCTAACACATAAAGTAAAGTTTCCCTCAAGTTATACCAGGGTATTTTATGTCGCTATAGCGAACCTTATACTGGCCTTTTTTGTAGCCAGGTTTTCCCCATATTGGGCTGAATTGACTCCTAGAGTTATGATTTTCTCTTTTATAGGAGGAATTATTTGGGCTATTAGTGGTGCCTGTGCTTTTTATGCTTCTGAAAGAATAGGAATAGCGAAGGCCAATGGAACCTGGGCACCATTGAATATTGTGTTTTCTATCACCTGGGGGATTTTGCTATTTGGTGAGTTTCTTGACCTTCCCACACCAATTAAATTATTGGCTTTACTAGCTGTTATCATCATCATTGCAGGTATCTTAATGATTATTACTGCCTCTGGTGGTAAAGCAACAAAGTCCATGAACTCTTTCCTCCCCTACCTGGCAGCTATAGGAACTGGTGTACTGTGGGGAACTTATTTTATCCCTATCCGACTCACCCAAGCTAGTACCTGGGCGGCAGCCTTTCCTTTAGGTATAGGTATTTTGGTGGGAAGCTTAATATTTGTTATTATTAGCAGATCCTCCCTCAAGCTGGAAAAGACAAAAGATTATGCCATTACAATGACATCAGGTTTATTATGGGGTATTGGTAATTATTCTTCCCTTATCCTAATGGAGCGAATTGGTACAGGCAAAGGTTATACTATTGCCCAAATCTCATTAGTCATAAATGCTTTGATTAGTATCTTTATTTTTCACCAACCTAGTCCTAAAACCAAAGAAGCGTTAAAGACAGTCATAGGGATATTAGTGGCTCTTGCAGGTGCGATTATTTTGGGGAACTTGAAATAA
- a CDS encoding lysophospholipid acyltransferase family protein has protein sequence MIKIINGIINFFLKCLCKIDDSDLVNLPLEGPYILAGNHINFLDVPLLYLSLQPRPIIGMAKAELWKVPVVKSLMKAWHVIPIKRGAADVGAMRKAMESLEEGAFFSLSPEGTRNKNGKLLKGRPGTVVIAEKSRVPIIPVVHWGGENLKYNMKRLRRTKITIKIGKPFIIDIQEEKMSQELRKKVVDEVMYQIAECLPEDYRGYYSDMSQKTTNYLKFV, from the coding sequence GTGATAAAAATCATAAATGGTATTATTAACTTTTTTTTGAAATGTTTATGCAAGATTGACGATAGCGATTTAGTTAATTTGCCATTGGAAGGTCCCTACATACTGGCTGGTAATCATATTAACTTTCTTGATGTGCCCCTACTATACTTATCCTTACAACCTAGACCCATTATAGGAATGGCCAAAGCAGAGCTTTGGAAAGTTCCTGTGGTAAAAAGCTTAATGAAAGCCTGGCATGTTATTCCTATTAAGCGGGGAGCTGCTGACGTTGGTGCCATGCGTAAGGCCATGGAATCCTTAGAGGAGGGTGCTTTTTTTAGTCTATCTCCTGAAGGAACTCGTAACAAGAATGGAAAGCTTTTAAAAGGAAGACCAGGCACTGTTGTTATAGCAGAGAAAAGCAGAGTTCCCATTATTCCTGTTGTTCATTGGGGTGGTGAGAACCTCAAATATAATATGAAAAGGCTTCGGCGTACCAAGATTACTATAAAAATCGGCAAACCTTTTATTATCGATATTCAAGAAGAGAAGATGTCTCAAGAGCTACGAAAAAAGGTCGTAGACGAAGTCATGTATCAGATAGCCGAGTGCCTACCAGAAGATTACAGAGGTTATTATTCAGATATGTCTCAAAAGACAACTAACTACTTAAAGTTTGTTTAA
- a CDS encoding diacylglycerol/lipid kinase family protein — protein sequence MRIDEFLNDFRLFLAKTQIIHKKSFHKVYLVMNPIAGGFKHLAKHHRELLSILEQSKDRPEVDFEWKVIKTTSPGHASLISKEIGLSCEEETIVFLMGGDGTSMEFCTGLMSLPLSKRNNLWLFRVPMGTGNDGLDANTFKESLVGLLHKEDHKELGTIKIDGPKLETQYAFNIGTVGLDAFVTHMTNIMKSRIPGNFYKIAVDLSTIFYDLFVSIRPMEISVKTLDGIKEIKDRFLFACMGVTGNRTYGNQMKILPDQNNFLAVNWGSILRRIMIKGAFYTGAHRNIKETNFYESEEITIQYDGRILLNRDGDTLWINKENFPLTMKIVPSGIRVLDIT from the coding sequence ATGCGCATTGATGAATTCCTTAATGATTTCCGTTTGTTTTTAGCAAAAACCCAGATCATTCACAAAAAATCGTTCCATAAAGTCTATTTGGTAATGAATCCCATAGCTGGAGGATTCAAACACTTGGCTAAACATCACAGAGAATTACTAAGTATTTTAGAGCAATCAAAGGATAGGCCAGAGGTTGATTTCGAATGGAAGGTGATAAAAACAACCAGTCCGGGACATGCCTCCCTAATATCCAAAGAGATAGGGCTCTCTTGTGAGGAGGAAACTATTGTTTTCCTTATGGGAGGAGATGGTACCAGTATGGAATTCTGTACTGGATTAATGAGTCTTCCCTTAAGCAAGCGTAATAATTTGTGGTTATTTAGAGTCCCCATGGGAACTGGCAATGATGGATTAGATGCTAATACTTTTAAAGAGTCCCTGGTGGGCTTGCTACATAAAGAGGATCATAAAGAGTTGGGAACCATTAAAATTGATGGACCTAAACTAGAGACTCAGTATGCTTTTAATATTGGTACTGTTGGATTGGATGCCTTTGTTACTCATATGACCAATATTATGAAAAGCAGAATACCCGGTAATTTTTATAAGATAGCTGTTGATCTATCTACCATATTCTATGACCTCTTTGTTTCTATTCGTCCTATGGAGATCTCAGTAAAAACACTGGATGGAATAAAAGAAATAAAGGACAGATTCTTATTTGCCTGTATGGGAGTCACAGGAAATCGAACCTATGGTAATCAGATGAAGATCCTTCCTGATCAAAATAATTTTTTAGCTGTAAACTGGGGAAGTATACTTCGCCGTATTATGATCAAGGGAGCTTTTTATACAGGAGCTCATAGGAATATAAAGGAAACAAACTTTTATGAATCAGAAGAAATAACCATTCAATATGACGGTCGTATTCTTTTAAATAGGGACGGGGATACCCTATGGATTAATAAAGAGAATTTTCCCCTTACCATGAAAATCGTACCTTCAGGTATAAGAGTCTTAGATATTACTTAA
- a CDS encoding CvfB family protein: MEIGKVNLLTVERIKKDGAILKGVEDTVFLNRKGFPKVMKEGMTLEGFIYNDGKEGIAVTLKKPYAQLGEVAIMTVKELTDFGAFLDWGIFKDLFLPKRNFAFQPKVGERILVKIIMDFEGKGLIAEARIEEIVEEAPLDIPLRQKVPCLIYKDTRIGYQCLVDNKYQGMLYKDETFEPLFRGMTRMAFIKKVREDGKLDMAIQQPGFQSGKNDEKEKILTQLLKSGGHIYLTDKSDPDQIRHQLKMSKRNFKAVVGMLMREGKVTQDEKGVHLCD, from the coding sequence ATGGAAATTGGTAAAGTAAACCTACTGACAGTAGAAAGAATAAAAAAAGACGGGGCAATTCTAAAAGGTGTAGAAGATACAGTGTTTTTGAATCGGAAAGGATTCCCTAAAGTAATGAAAGAAGGAATGACCTTAGAAGGTTTTATTTATAATGATGGAAAAGAAGGAATAGCTGTTACTTTAAAAAAGCCTTATGCACAGTTAGGTGAAGTAGCCATTATGACAGTAAAAGAACTCACAGATTTTGGAGCCTTCCTAGATTGGGGAATTTTCAAGGATCTTTTCCTCCCTAAAAGGAATTTTGCATTTCAACCAAAGGTAGGAGAGAGAATACTTGTTAAAATCATCATGGATTTTGAAGGAAAAGGACTCATTGCTGAAGCTCGTATAGAAGAGATTGTAGAAGAAGCACCTCTGGATATACCTCTGAGACAAAAAGTTCCCTGTTTAATCTATAAAGATACAAGAATAGGCTATCAATGCCTTGTAGACAACAAATACCAGGGAATGCTCTATAAAGATGAAACTTTCGAACCTTTATTTAGAGGAATGACGAGGATGGCTTTTATTAAGAAAGTTCGGGAGGATGGTAAACTGGATATGGCTATACAGCAACCTGGGTTTCAAAGTGGAAAAAACGATGAAAAAGAAAAAATACTTACTCAATTACTCAAATCAGGGGGACATATCTACTTAACAGATAAAAGTGATCCGGATCAGATAAGACATCAATTGAAAATGAGTAAGAGAAATTTCAAAGCTGTTGTCGGAATGCTTATGCGTGAAGGGAAAGTTACACAAGACGAAAAGGGAGTACATCTCTGTGATTGA
- the purB gene encoding adenylosuccinate lyase — translation MDPIVNVLADRYASQEMKNIWSSTGRVVLERELWIAVLRAQKELGLDVDDQIIESYENVKHQVDLESIKAREKITRHDVKARIEEFCELAGAEHIHKGMTSRDLTENVEQLQIFKALKVVRKKTLATLNRLAQLAEQHSEQIITARTHNVAAQPTTFGKRIAMFGQEILLALTSLDNLIQSYPVRGIKGAVGTYLDQLTLFDGDHDKIKALESKIATHLGIASTINAVGQVYPRSLDYQVVSVLYQISSGASSFSKTLRIMAGNETASEGFAKGQVGSSAMPHKMNSRSCERVNGFHIILNGYLNMLAGLSGDQWNEGDVSCSVVRRVALPDSFYALDGLFETFLTILNQMSTFPAIIKQENDHYFPFLSTTTILMEAVKKGAGRELAHEAIKEHAVSTVLDLRNGVITQNDLLQRLAADSRLGLSQTELEAVINRGAELVGGAMEQVERFKEDVNQWLIKYPEGRDYTPGDIL, via the coding sequence ATGGATCCCATTGTAAATGTCTTAGCAGATCGCTATGCCTCCCAGGAAATGAAAAATATATGGTCAAGTACAGGAAGAGTCGTACTGGAAAGGGAGTTGTGGATTGCTGTTCTCCGGGCACAGAAGGAATTAGGACTAGATGTTGATGATCAAATCATTGAATCCTATGAAAATGTTAAGCATCAAGTTGATTTGGAATCCATTAAAGCTCGTGAAAAGATAACAAGACATGATGTCAAAGCCCGTATAGAGGAATTCTGTGAGTTAGCTGGTGCAGAACATATTCATAAAGGGATGACCAGTAGGGATCTTACAGAGAATGTAGAGCAGCTTCAAATCTTTAAGGCCTTGAAGGTTGTTCGGAAAAAGACCCTAGCTACTTTAAATCGTTTAGCCCAATTAGCAGAACAGCATAGTGAACAGATAATAACCGCCAGAACTCACAACGTTGCCGCTCAGCCAACGACATTCGGTAAACGAATTGCAATGTTTGGTCAGGAAATACTATTAGCCCTCACTTCTCTGGATAATTTAATTCAGTCTTATCCTGTTCGTGGTATCAAAGGCGCCGTTGGTACTTATTTGGATCAATTGACTTTATTTGATGGTGATCATGACAAAATTAAAGCTTTGGAGAGTAAAATAGCTACTCACTTAGGTATCGCTTCCACAATTAATGCTGTTGGCCAAGTCTATCCTCGTAGTTTGGATTATCAAGTCGTCAGTGTCTTGTATCAAATATCCTCAGGAGCAAGCAGCTTTTCTAAAACCTTAAGAATCATGGCAGGAAATGAAACAGCCAGTGAAGGTTTTGCTAAAGGACAGGTGGGATCTTCCGCAATGCCTCATAAAATGAATAGCCGTTCCTGTGAAAGAGTTAACGGATTCCACATTATACTTAATGGTTACTTAAATATGCTGGCTGGATTATCAGGAGATCAATGGAATGAAGGGGATGTCTCCTGTTCCGTTGTCCGTCGAGTGGCTCTTCCTGACAGTTTCTATGCCTTAGATGGTTTATTTGAAACTTTCCTTACTATTCTCAATCAGATGAGTACTTTTCCTGCCATTATTAAACAAGAGAATGATCATTACTTTCCCTTTTTATCAACAACAACCATATTAATGGAAGCCGTCAAGAAGGGGGCGGGACGTGAATTAGCTCATGAAGCTATCAAAGAACATGCTGTATCTACAGTATTAGACTTGCGCAATGGGGTTATTACTCAAAACGATTTACTTCAAAGATTAGCTGCCGATTCACGTTTGGGTTTATCACAAACAGAATTAGAGGCTGTTATTAATCGAGGTGCTGAATTAGTAGGTGGGGCAATGGAGCAAGTAGAACGGTTTAAAGAAGACGTAAACCAATGGCTCATAAAATATCCGGAAGGACGAGATTATACTCCTGGTGACATACTGTAA
- a CDS encoding ribonuclease H-like domain-containing protein produces MARSSLSSRLGALRQAQELTKKTTVKSKEQEVSIKGLDGFHQVAPHLWLREENLPLPQPYWSKDPYLYNGQRQAEDFLFYDTETTGLSGGAGTVPFLVGIGFIKGDAFQFKQYFLSDYPGEGDLLALIKKDLDPTKLHVSYNGKTYDSHLIRTRFLMNRMNWMIPPQLDLLTISRRLWKNCIGSCKLSNIEEVILGIKRQTQDVPGALVPQMYFDFLKSRDAKDLQGVFYHNQEDIYSLVKLLFYIEKIFAHPFEYSLVDRFRLGLCLQEINRPEGPILIEQSASLPHYHSMRYMGNLYKKRGDWDKALSLWRELASIKPYFAYTELAKYYEHKQKDPIKALDYLNLIPLNVLREGQRNELEKRLKRLKQKI; encoded by the coding sequence ATGGCTAGATCTTCTTTGTCCTCCCGTTTAGGAGCCTTACGACAAGCTCAGGAACTGACTAAAAAAACAACAGTAAAATCAAAAGAGCAGGAAGTGAGTATTAAGGGGCTGGATGGTTTCCATCAAGTCGCTCCTCATTTATGGCTCAGGGAAGAGAATTTACCGTTACCACAACCATATTGGTCGAAAGATCCCTATTTGTATAATGGTCAACGTCAAGCCGAGGATTTCTTATTCTATGATACAGAAACTACAGGCTTATCAGGGGGGGCGGGTACAGTTCCCTTTTTGGTAGGCATAGGCTTTATTAAGGGTGATGCCTTTCAATTCAAACAGTACTTTCTGTCCGATTATCCAGGAGAAGGGGACTTACTGGCATTGATTAAAAAGGACCTTGATCCCACTAAGCTTCATGTCAGCTATAATGGCAAAACCTATGATAGTCATTTAATACGTACCAGGTTTTTGATGAACCGTATGAATTGGATGATTCCCCCCCAATTAGACCTTTTAACCATATCGAGAAGATTGTGGAAGAATTGTATAGGATCTTGCAAATTATCAAATATAGAGGAAGTGATTCTCGGTATCAAAAGACAGACCCAGGATGTTCCTGGAGCCCTTGTTCCACAAATGTATTTTGATTTTTTAAAATCAAGAGATGCCAAAGATTTGCAAGGTGTGTTTTATCATAATCAAGAAGATATTTATAGCCTGGTTAAGTTACTCTTTTACATAGAGAAAATTTTTGCTCATCCTTTTGAATATTCCTTAGTTGACCGTTTTCGTTTGGGCTTATGTCTACAAGAAATTAACAGGCCTGAAGGACCTATTCTTATCGAACAATCAGCATCCTTGCCTCATTATCATAGTATGCGTTATATGGGTAATCTATATAAAAAGAGGGGAGACTGGGATAAAGCCTTATCCCTATGGAGGGAACTGGCCTCTATTAAACCCTATTTTGCCTATACAGAATTAGCAAAATACTATGAGCACAAGCAAAAAGATCCTATTAAGGCCTTGGATTATCTTAATCTGATACCTTTAAATGTCCTTAGAGAGGGACAGAGAAATGAACTGGAAAAGCGTCTTAAACGTCTTAAACAAAAGATTTAA
- a CDS encoding DEAD/DEAH box helicase — MMSVKKKYDIVPSMAEMDHFIEGLNEDKQFLRCLTHHETIPSQEGQYLPLPDDLHPQLIEALHQKGIHKLYTHQAECYQSVRQKDNIVVVTPTASGKTLCYNLPILQSLLEDIHSKALYLFPTKALSQDQQSALNELVLPSGLPIKIVTYDGDTPSSLRISARDQGRIIVTNPDMLHSGILPNHPKWIAFLKTLKYIVIDEVHTYRGVFGSHMTNLIRRLKRILAFYGATPQFILCSATIGNPLELAKQLLEEPLTLIDRNGAPHGEKHILLYNPPVVDSVQGIRRGVVLESQKWALRFLKSGIKTIVFAKSRVRTELIRSYINQNLANHFNENNRITVESYRGGYLPNERRSIEKGLREGTIQGVVSTNALELGIDIGGLDGAIIAGMPSTVASAWQQSGRAGRSRNTSISLFIATSGPRDQYLISHPEYFLEKPPESAYVDPDNPYILMDHLKCASFELPFAKGEAFGGDVQELLVYLESEGVLRNTQDRYYWADRGYPAETVSLRAITNENVVIIDETKGRYEIIGEMDKSSAKELLHDNAIYIHRGNQFVVKHLDLLNLKCHIEASQVNYYTDSVVKTDIKVLSEDEKNDYSLYQSILGDVLVRRQVAKYKKLRYNTHENLGYGEIFLPEDEMHTRACMIVFHSSTIMGMAFNQWPMDEQGAVLRRIGNLLAQTIPIFLMCDSGDIRVSERVNDPHYDCPTIYLYDNYPGGVGLAEQVPQKLTRILQASQEVINNCTCEKGCPSCVGPESSDDPEISKSLDNSNLNYKDRTRALIDQWFKHG, encoded by the coding sequence ATGATGTCGGTCAAGAAAAAATATGATATAGTACCCTCTATGGCGGAAATGGATCATTTTATTGAGGGATTAAATGAGGACAAACAGTTCCTCCGTTGTTTAACCCATCACGAAACAATACCTTCTCAGGAAGGTCAGTATCTTCCTTTACCAGATGATTTGCACCCTCAACTGATTGAGGCGCTCCATCAGAAAGGTATACATAAATTATATACACATCAAGCTGAATGTTATCAGTCTGTTAGACAAAAGGACAATATCGTTGTCGTTACTCCTACGGCCTCGGGAAAGACTCTCTGTTATAATCTACCCATTCTACAATCACTATTAGAGGATATTCACAGTAAAGCCCTGTATCTTTTTCCTACTAAGGCTTTGAGTCAAGATCAACAATCTGCCCTGAACGAACTGGTTCTTCCTTCCGGGCTACCTATTAAAATTGTAACTTATGATGGGGATACTCCCAGTTCATTAAGAATCAGTGCCCGAGATCAAGGTCGTATCATTGTGACCAATCCTGATATGCTTCATTCTGGTATTCTACCGAATCACCCTAAATGGATAGCCTTTCTTAAGACATTAAAATATATCGTAATTGATGAAGTGCATACCTATAGAGGTGTTTTTGGCTCCCATATGACGAATTTGATACGCAGGCTCAAAAGAATACTAGCCTTTTATGGTGCTACTCCTCAATTTATCCTCTGTAGCGCCACTATTGGTAATCCTCTTGAGTTAGCAAAACAATTACTGGAGGAACCATTAACTTTGATTGATAGGAATGGGGCTCCCCATGGGGAAAAGCATATTCTTTTATATAACCCTCCAGTAGTGGATAGTGTTCAGGGAATAAGAAGAGGAGTTGTTCTGGAATCCCAAAAATGGGCCTTACGCTTTCTTAAGTCAGGAATAAAAACTATTGTGTTCGCAAAAAGCAGAGTTCGTACTGAACTTATTCGATCCTATATTAATCAAAATTTGGCTAATCATTTTAATGAAAATAATCGTATAACTGTTGAGTCCTATCGAGGTGGATATCTACCAAATGAAAGAAGATCCATTGAGAAGGGTCTTAGAGAGGGGACCATTCAAGGGGTTGTTTCCACAAATGCCCTCGAGTTAGGTATAGACATTGGTGGATTAGATGGAGCCATCATAGCTGGGATGCCTTCTACAGTAGCTTCTGCCTGGCAGCAGTCAGGACGGGCTGGACGTAGTCGTAATACTTCTATTAGTTTGTTTATAGCCACATCCGGACCTAGGGATCAGTATTTAATCAGTCATCCGGAATATTTTTTAGAAAAACCACCTGAGTCAGCCTATGTTGATCCAGATAACCCTTACATTTTGATGGATCACTTAAAATGTGCCAGTTTTGAACTGCCCTTTGCAAAAGGTGAAGCTTTTGGAGGAGATGTCCAGGAGCTGTTGGTTTATTTAGAATCTGAAGGAGTTCTACGCAATACTCAGGATCGCTACTATTGGGCTGATAGAGGATATCCAGCAGAGACTGTGAGCCTCAGAGCTATCACTAATGAAAATGTAGTTATCATTGATGAGACCAAAGGACGATATGAGATTATCGGTGAGATGGATAAGTCCAGTGCTAAAGAGCTTCTTCATGATAATGCCATATATATTCATCGTGGTAATCAATTTGTTGTAAAACATCTAGATCTTCTGAACCTTAAGTGCCATATAGAAGCTAGTCAGGTCAACTATTATACTGATTCCGTAGTAAAAACTGATATAAAAGTATTATCAGAGGATGAAAAAAATGATTATTCCCTGTATCAGAGTATCCTGGGGGATGTTCTGGTCCGTAGACAAGTCGCTAAATACAAAAAACTTCGTTATAATACGCATGAGAATTTAGGATACGGAGAAATATTTCTTCCGGAAGACGAAATGCATACGAGAGCCTGTATGATAGTATTCCATTCTTCTACCATAATGGGTATGGCTTTCAATCAATGGCCCATGGATGAGCAGGGAGCTGTCTTACGACGAATAGGTAATCTATTAGCTCAAACTATCCCCATTTTCTTAATGTGCGATTCCGGAGACATTCGTGTCTCTGAGCGGGTTAATGATCCCCATTATGATTGTCCCACTATCTACCTTTATGATAACTATCCCGGTGGTGTTGGATTAGCAGAACAGGTTCCTCAAAAACTGACCCGAATATTACAAGCTTCACAGGAGGTTATTAATAATTGTACCTGTGAGAAAGGCTGCCCCTCCTGTGTCGGTCCTGAGTCCAGTGATGATCCAGAGATAAGCAAATCACTTGATAATAGTAATTTAAACTATAAAGACAGAACAAGAGCTCTTATTGATCAATGGTTTAAACATGGCTAG
- a CDS encoding glucose-1-phosphate adenylyltransferase, which translates to MEVLSLILGGGKGTRLYPLTKQRSKPAVPFGGKYRLVDIPISNCINSGFREIYILTQFNSASLHVHVNHTYVFDSFSRGFVEILAAEQTFEHSSFYEGTADAVRKNFSHFHTHNPENYLILSGDQLFRMDLQDFYRTHKNNAADISLSCTPVTKEKTLDLGILKVDEEGRVIGFIEKPSLDKDISEYKMPRNLHPDQEAYEKGECYLASMGMYFFKASAMEHSLDNNKPDFGKNIIPDSIDHMKVQSYIYTGFWEDIGTIKNFYQNNINLSSVNPAFNFYDEKMPIYTHRRDLPASKINFCTISQTLTADGCIITNASIANSIIGIRTLIDSGSNLDGVICMGADFYETMDQKNQNKRQGVPNIGIGKGTIVKKAIIDKNVRIGENCRIGIDNINRKEGDYGNYHIKDDVIVIHKGAVLPEGSII; encoded by the coding sequence ATGGAAGTACTTAGTTTGATTCTTGGCGGAGGCAAAGGAACAAGACTATATCCCTTAACAAAGCAAAGATCTAAACCCGCAGTTCCCTTTGGAGGCAAGTACCGACTTGTGGATATTCCTATCAGTAACTGTATTAATTCAGGCTTTAGAGAAATATATATTTTGACGCAATTTAACTCAGCATCCTTACATGTTCATGTGAATCACACCTATGTTTTTGATAGTTTTTCCAGGGGTTTTGTTGAAATATTGGCCGCTGAACAAACCTTTGAACATAGCAGCTTTTATGAAGGTACAGCAGATGCAGTACGGAAGAACTTCAGTCACTTTCATACCCATAACCCAGAAAATTACTTGATACTATCTGGTGATCAGTTATTTCGTATGGATTTACAGGATTTTTACAGAACTCATAAAAATAATGCTGCTGATATATCCCTTTCCTGTACTCCAGTCACAAAAGAGAAAACATTAGATTTAGGAATACTAAAAGTTGACGAAGAAGGTCGTGTAATAGGATTTATAGAAAAGCCAAGTCTGGATAAAGATATTAGTGAGTATAAAATGCCACGAAACCTGCATCCGGATCAGGAAGCCTATGAGAAAGGAGAATGTTACCTGGCAAGCATGGGAATGTATTTCTTTAAAGCTTCTGCAATGGAACATAGCCTGGATAATAATAAACCTGACTTCGGAAAGAACATCATCCCTGACTCTATTGATCATATGAAAGTTCAAAGTTATATCTATACAGGTTTTTGGGAAGATATTGGTACGATTAAAAATTTCTATCAGAACAATATTAACCTCTCCTCTGTTAATCCCGCTTTCAACTTTTATGATGAAAAAATGCCTATTTATACTCATAGACGGGATTTACCAGCCTCAAAGATCAACTTCTGTACCATAAGTCAAACCCTTACTGCTGATGGATGTATCATTACTAATGCCAGTATTGCCAATAGTATAATTGGAATACGTACACTGATTGATTCAGGGTCTAATTTAGATGGTGTTATCTGTATGGGTGCTGACTTCTATGAAACAATGGATCAAAAAAATCAAAATAAGCGTCAAGGCGTTCCCAATATTGGAATAGGTAAAGGGACAATTGTCAAAAAAGCCATCATTGATAAGAATGTTCGAATAGGTGAGAACTGCCGCATAGGTATT